The Actinopolyspora erythraea genome has a segment encoding these proteins:
- the topA gene encoding type I DNA topoisomerase: MAGSTRTKKDGAKGRASRASNGGSGGRRLVIVESPAKARKIASFLGSDYEVESSRGHIRDLPRGAADVPADYKGQSWARFGVNVDNDFEPLYLVTDDKQDTVEELRQALSGAEELYLATDGDREGEAIAWHLLETLQPSVPVHRMVFHEITESAIRAAVANPRELDHNLVDAQETRRILDRLYGYEVSPVLWKKVMPKLSAGRVQSVATRIVVQRERERIRFVPASYWDIAATLHADGEEGERQGGFGARLVNVDGARLATGRDFGSDGELTGDALVLDEQRARVLAEGLASAELTVSAVEEKPYTRKPYAPFMTSTLQQEAGRKLRFSADRTMRTAQRLYENGYITYMRTDSTTLSETAIAAARQQAGELYGQSHLSAEARQYTRKVKNAQEAHEAIRPAGENFRTPRQVSAELDTDGHKLYELIWQRTIASQMADAKGTTMSVRVTGTAETGEECTFAASGRTITFAGFLKAYVESVDSEAGGVADDAESRLPRLTEGQRVSAGELDPDGHTTSPPARYTEASLVKALEELGIGRPSTYASIISTIQERGYVWRRGSALVPSWIAFAVVGLLEQHFSRLVDYDFTAALEDELDRIAEGAQQRTKWLNGFYFGGDIGPQDSIGRAGGLKKLVGSGVEEIDPRQVNSIPMFTDDAGRTVYVRVGRYGPYLERSASAEGEGNGESQRANLPDALPPDELTPEVAEKLFATPMEGNTLGTDPETGNEIVAKDGRFGPYVTEILPEGTKTKPRTASLFKSMSLDTVTLQDALRLLSLPRTVGTDPDTGEEITAQNGRYGPYLKRGSDSRSLESEEQIFSITLEEARRIYEQPKQRGRRAAAPPLRELGEEPDTGRNLVVKDGRFGPYVTDGETNASLRKGDSVEELTKERAIELVAERRAKAPAKKGGKKAKSSGSGGTKSGSKSGGSKGSSGSGSSDSASTGGGSTKSTKKSGTSSGSTSKKATTSRASGSGSGSSTSGKSSASKSSAGTTGRSNGSKAKGTTADSASDSAADGSASASSNGRRAANRSNT, from the coding sequence GTGGCTGGCTCGACACGGACGAAGAAGGACGGCGCCAAGGGGCGCGCTTCTAGGGCATCCAACGGGGGCTCCGGCGGTCGGCGGTTGGTGATCGTCGAGTCCCCGGCGAAAGCGCGCAAGATCGCTTCCTTTCTCGGCTCGGACTACGAGGTCGAGTCATCGCGCGGGCACATCCGGGACCTGCCGCGCGGTGCCGCCGACGTGCCCGCCGACTACAAGGGGCAGTCCTGGGCGCGCTTCGGCGTGAACGTGGACAACGACTTCGAACCGCTGTACCTGGTCACCGACGACAAGCAAGACACGGTCGAGGAGCTGCGCCAAGCCCTCTCCGGAGCCGAGGAGCTCTACCTGGCCACTGACGGTGACCGGGAGGGCGAGGCGATCGCCTGGCACCTGCTGGAGACGCTGCAACCCTCCGTGCCGGTGCACCGGATGGTCTTCCACGAGATCACCGAGTCCGCCATCCGGGCGGCCGTGGCCAATCCGCGCGAGCTGGACCACAACCTGGTGGACGCCCAGGAGACCCGCCGGATCCTGGACCGCCTCTACGGCTACGAGGTCAGCCCCGTGCTGTGGAAGAAGGTCATGCCGAAGCTGTCGGCGGGCCGGGTGCAGTCGGTGGCGACCCGCATAGTCGTGCAGCGGGAGCGGGAGCGCATCCGGTTCGTTCCCGCCTCCTACTGGGACATCGCCGCCACGCTGCACGCCGACGGCGAGGAGGGCGAGCGGCAGGGCGGCTTCGGCGCCAGGCTGGTCAACGTCGACGGGGCCAGGCTGGCGACCGGGCGCGACTTCGGCTCGGACGGCGAGCTCACCGGGGACGCCCTGGTGCTGGACGAGCAGCGCGCCCGCGTGCTCGCCGAGGGTCTGGCCTCCGCCGAGCTGACCGTCTCGGCGGTCGAGGAGAAGCCCTACACCCGCAAGCCCTACGCGCCGTTCATGACCTCCACGCTGCAGCAGGAGGCCGGCCGCAAGCTCCGGTTCTCCGCCGACCGCACCATGCGGACCGCGCAGCGGCTCTACGAGAACGGCTACATCACCTACATGCGTACGGACTCCACCACGCTGTCGGAGACCGCGATCGCGGCGGCGCGGCAGCAGGCCGGGGAGCTGTACGGCCAGAGCCACCTGTCCGCCGAGGCCAGGCAGTACACCCGCAAGGTCAAGAACGCGCAGGAGGCCCACGAGGCGATCCGCCCCGCGGGGGAGAACTTCCGCACCCCGCGCCAGGTGTCGGCGGAGCTGGACACGGACGGCCACAAGCTCTACGAGCTGATCTGGCAGCGCACCATCGCCTCCCAGATGGCCGATGCCAAGGGCACGACCATGTCGGTGCGCGTCACCGGAACGGCTGAAACCGGTGAGGAGTGCACCTTCGCCGCCTCCGGCCGGACGATCACCTTCGCCGGTTTCCTCAAGGCCTACGTGGAGTCCGTGGACTCCGAGGCCGGTGGCGTGGCCGACGACGCGGAGTCTCGGCTCCCCCGGCTGACCGAGGGGCAGCGGGTCTCTGCCGGAGAGCTCGACCCGGACGGGCACACCACCAGCCCGCCCGCGCGCTACACCGAGGCCAGCCTGGTCAAGGCGCTGGAGGAACTGGGGATCGGACGTCCCTCCACCTACGCCTCCATCATCAGCACCATCCAGGAGCGCGGCTACGTCTGGCGCAGGGGGTCGGCGCTGGTTCCGTCCTGGATCGCGTTCGCCGTGGTGGGGCTGCTGGAGCAGCACTTCTCCAGGCTGGTGGACTACGACTTCACCGCCGCGCTGGAGGACGAACTCGACCGGATAGCCGAGGGTGCGCAGCAGCGCACCAAGTGGCTCAACGGGTTCTACTTCGGCGGGGACATCGGGCCGCAGGACTCCATCGGCCGCGCCGGGGGGCTCAAGAAGCTCGTCGGCTCCGGTGTCGAGGAGATCGACCCCCGGCAGGTCAACTCCATCCCGATGTTCACCGACGACGCGGGGCGCACGGTCTACGTCCGGGTCGGCAGGTACGGTCCCTACCTCGAACGCAGTGCCTCCGCAGAGGGCGAGGGCAACGGCGAGTCGCAGCGTGCGAACCTCCCGGACGCGCTGCCGCCGGACGAGCTCACCCCCGAGGTCGCCGAGAAGCTGTTCGCCACGCCGATGGAGGGAAACACCCTCGGCACCGATCCGGAGACCGGCAACGAGATCGTCGCCAAGGACGGGCGGTTCGGCCCGTACGTCACCGAGATCCTCCCCGAGGGGACCAAGACCAAGCCGCGTACCGCCAGCCTGTTCAAGTCCATGTCGCTGGACACGGTGACGCTGCAGGACGCGCTGCGGCTGCTCTCGCTGCCCCGCACGGTGGGCACCGATCCCGACACGGGGGAGGAGATCACCGCGCAGAACGGCCGCTACGGTCCCTACCTGAAGCGGGGAAGCGACTCCCGCTCGCTGGAGAGCGAGGAGCAGATCTTCTCGATCACGCTGGAGGAGGCCCGCCGGATCTACGAGCAGCCCAAGCAGCGCGGTCGCAGGGCGGCGGCTCCCCCGCTGCGCGAACTGGGCGAGGAACCCGACACGGGCCGCAATCTGGTGGTCAAGGACGGGCGGTTCGGCCCCTATGTCACCGACGGTGAGACGAACGCCTCGCTGCGCAAGGGTGACAGCGTCGAGGAGCTGACCAAGGAACGCGCCATCGAGCTGGTCGCCGAGCGGCGTGCCAAGGCACCCGCCAAGAAGGGCGGCAAGAAGGCCAAGAGCTCCGGTTCCGGCGGCACGAAGAGCGGTTCCAAGTCCGGCGGGAGCAAGGGCTCGTCGGGTTCGGGATCCTCGGACTCCGCCTCGACGGGCGGCGGGAGCACCAAGAGCACCAAGAAGAGCGGGACGAGCTCCGGTAGCACGAGCAAGAAGGCCACCACGAGCAGGGCGAGCGGTTCCGGGAGCGGGAGTTCCACGAGCGGGAAGAGCTCGGCGAGCAAGAGTTCGGCGGGCACCACCGGTCGGAGCAACGGATCCAAGGCAAAGGGGACCACTGCGGACTCCGCCTCGGACTCCGCCGCTGACGGTTCCGCGTCCGCGAGCTCGAACGGTCGGCGCGCCGCGAACCGCTCCAACACGTGA
- a CDS encoding DNA polymerase III subunit delta', whose amino-acid sequence MASETVVPDAGAVAADGDRESGGIWAEIVGQPEAVRTLRTAAQAARDRLAGRRAATGAMTHAWLFTGPPGSGRSAVARSFAGALQCTDPETVGCGRCGACETALAGTHADVTIVAPEGLSISVAEMRSLVQAAARRPNTGQWRVVLIEDADRLTEGAANALLKAVEEPPERTVFLLCAPSDHPADVSVTIRSRCRAVQLRTPLAGAIAEVLRDRDGVEYSMAEWAASVCGGHVGRARRLATDPQARERREAVLRIPLGLRGLAEVFEEAGQLVRAAEAEAGEVNESRDEAEKEELRTAMGAGGTGKGTSSATKGANAALKELEKKQKARTTRSQRDALDLALVDLAGFYRDVLALRFGAEVPLNHPDFANQARRAAEEWTPETALRRLEAVLGCRTALDRNVKPIIAVEALAAELYR is encoded by the coding sequence ATGGCAAGCGAGACCGTGGTTCCGGACGCAGGAGCCGTCGCGGCCGACGGTGACCGGGAGTCCGGGGGGATCTGGGCCGAGATCGTCGGTCAGCCCGAAGCGGTGCGCACGTTGCGCACGGCGGCCCAAGCCGCCCGGGACCGCCTGGCGGGGCGGCGCGCCGCCACTGGGGCCATGACCCACGCCTGGTTGTTCACCGGGCCGCCCGGGTCGGGGCGTTCGGCGGTGGCCCGCTCGTTCGCCGGGGCGTTGCAGTGCACCGACCCGGAGACGGTCGGCTGCGGCCGGTGCGGTGCCTGCGAGACGGCGTTGGCGGGCACCCACGCCGATGTCACCATAGTGGCGCCCGAAGGGCTGTCGATCTCGGTGGCCGAGATGCGCTCCCTGGTGCAGGCCGCCGCCAGACGGCCCAACACCGGCCAGTGGCGGGTGGTGCTGATCGAGGACGCCGACCGGCTCACCGAGGGCGCCGCCAACGCGCTGCTCAAGGCGGTCGAGGAGCCGCCGGAGCGCACCGTCTTCCTGCTGTGCGCGCCTTCCGACCATCCGGCCGACGTGTCGGTGACCATCCGGTCCCGTTGCCGCGCTGTGCAGTTGCGCACCCCTCTCGCGGGGGCGATCGCCGAGGTGCTGCGCGACCGGGACGGTGTCGAGTACTCCATGGCCGAGTGGGCGGCCTCGGTGTGCGGCGGGCACGTCGGACGGGCGCGGCGGTTGGCCACCGATCCGCAGGCCAGGGAACGCCGCGAGGCGGTGCTGCGCATCCCGCTCGGGCTGCGTGGCCTCGCCGAGGTGTTCGAGGAGGCGGGCCAGCTGGTGCGTGCCGCGGAGGCCGAGGCGGGCGAGGTCAACGAGTCGCGGGACGAGGCGGAGAAGGAAGAGCTGCGCACCGCCATGGGGGCCGGGGGAACCGGAAAGGGGACCTCTTCGGCGACCAAGGGGGCCAACGCGGCGCTGAAGGAGCTGGAGAAGAAGCAGAAGGCCCGAACCACCAGGTCACAGCGGGACGCGCTGGACCTGGCGCTGGTGGATCTGGCCGGGTTCTACCGGGACGTGCTGGCGCTCCGGTTCGGCGCCGAGGTGCCGCTGAACCACCCCGACTTCGCGAACCAGGCGCGCAGGGCGGCCGAGGAGTGGACTCCCGAGACCGCCCTGCGCCGGTTGGAAGCGGTGCTTGGCTGCCGGACCGCCCTGGACCGCAACGTCAAACCGATCATCGCGGTGGAGGCGCTGGCCGCCGAGCTGTACCGGTGA
- a CDS encoding DUF3224 domain-containing protein — translation MTEQHQSRVVEVSFEVLEWDESVYEEPTEGPRMSRVSIRKRYRGALDGTGTGVVLTAGGTTGGGYVVSERFEGALDGHHGTFVLQHGGLADGSERRTYGTVVPTSGTGQLTGIASRSVEFEHGLLRLEYVL, via the coding sequence ATGACCGAGCAACATCAGAGCCGCGTCGTCGAGGTCTCGTTCGAGGTCCTGGAGTGGGACGAGTCCGTATACGAGGAACCGACGGAGGGGCCCAGGATGTCCCGCGTCTCGATCCGCAAGCGCTATCGGGGCGCGCTCGACGGGACGGGCACCGGCGTAGTGCTCACGGCGGGAGGAACCACCGGTGGTGGCTACGTGGTCTCCGAACGCTTCGAGGGCGCACTCGACGGCCACCACGGCACTTTCGTGCTGCAGCACGGCGGGCTCGCGGACGGGAGCGAGCGGCGCACCTACGGCACCGTAGTCCCCACCTCGGGGACCGGGCAGCTCACCGGTATAGCGAGCCGTTCCGTCGAGTTCGAGCACGGCCTGCTCAGGCTGGAGTACGTGCTCTGA
- a CDS encoding NUDIX domain-containing protein produces MSGTVGIGPPGVSPRVLGRRGTSVLRMVDVWAAPLAGMAAGALFVAAGGEVLLVRKTYGNRWDIPGGYVEPGESPARACARELSEELGLRRYPRRVLAVDWAPTESEPDKLLWIFDCGELAEDEHRIRLDFDELDHWEWVPVPRLDDYLVPRLARRLRGAREGLERGVTVYLEHGEPGFE; encoded by the coding sequence ATGAGCGGCACCGTCGGGATCGGCCCTCCCGGGGTGTCGCCACGGGTACTCGGGCGGCGCGGAACTAGTGTTCTGCGCATGGTGGACGTGTGGGCAGCGCCCCTTGCGGGGATGGCGGCCGGTGCGTTGTTCGTCGCTGCCGGCGGGGAGGTGCTGCTCGTCCGCAAGACCTACGGCAACCGGTGGGACATCCCCGGCGGATACGTCGAGCCCGGGGAGTCACCCGCGCGGGCCTGCGCCAGGGAGTTGTCCGAGGAGCTGGGACTCCGGCGGTATCCGCGTCGGGTACTGGCCGTGGACTGGGCCCCCACCGAGAGCGAGCCCGACAAACTGCTCTGGATCTTCGACTGCGGGGAGCTGGCCGAGGACGAGCACCGCATCCGGCTCGACTTCGACGAGCTGGACCACTGGGAGTGGGTGCCGGTGCCCCGGCTCGACGACTACCTGGTTCCGAGGTTGGCCCGCCGCCTGCGCGGGGCCCGCGAGGGCCTGGAGCGGGGCGTGACCGTCTACCTCGAACACGGCGAACCCGGGTTCGAGTAG
- a CDS encoding PPOX class F420-dependent oxidoreductase, which produces MGFVEVEREYLRGRLLGRLATVGDDGTPQVRPLGFRLNEDGTIDLGGPRVASTKRYRNVLSRPRVGFVVDDITPDEPGSVRPGMGRGVEIRGVARTLRVADPPGEPPLAGPDIIRLYLERIISWHIDPENPGGYARNV; this is translated from the coding sequence ATGGGCTTCGTCGAGGTCGAACGCGAGTACCTGCGGGGGCGGTTGCTGGGCAGGCTCGCCACAGTGGGAGATGACGGCACGCCGCAGGTCAGGCCGCTCGGTTTCCGGCTCAACGAGGACGGGACCATCGACCTGGGCGGTCCCAGGGTCGCTTCCACCAAGCGGTACCGGAACGTGTTGAGCAGACCCCGCGTCGGTTTCGTGGTGGACGACATCACACCCGACGAGCCGGGCAGCGTCAGGCCGGGGATGGGGCGTGGTGTGGAGATCCGGGGGGTGGCGCGGACGCTGCGGGTGGCTGACCCGCCGGGCGAGCCCCCGTTGGCGGGTCCGGACATCATTCGCCTCTACCTCGAGCGGATCATCAGCTGGCACATCGATCCGGAGAATCCCGGCGGTTACGCCAGGAACGTGTGA
- a CDS encoding VOC family protein gives MRISAVEHHVSDLVAAVAFYRDLLELSVSYGGGSARVTLGSSQLWLTEGPATAVAHHLTFDVPTESFDAAVAWLAERVPLLRSARTGEHEIEGPAGWNSRSVYFTGPDGEVLELIARRRVRHRPAPGSFGPEHFASISELGIAVDDVPATVAELECRFGITSFGPSSARFDPVGDETGLLILVRSGRALAPDWTRHGGPLPLAVWLDGIGVSGSLRLGENRTATSR, from the coding sequence ATGCGGATCTCGGCGGTCGAACACCACGTGAGTGATCTCGTGGCCGCGGTGGCCTTCTACCGTGATCTTCTGGAGCTGTCGGTCTCGTACGGCGGCGGTTCCGCCCGCGTCACGCTCGGTTCGAGCCAGTTGTGGCTGACCGAGGGCCCCGCGACGGCGGTGGCACACCACCTGACCTTCGACGTTCCCACGGAGAGCTTCGACGCCGCGGTCGCGTGGTTGGCGGAGCGTGTTCCGCTGTTGCGTTCCGCCCGCACGGGGGAACACGAGATCGAGGGGCCCGCCGGGTGGAACTCGCGTTCGGTCTACTTCACCGGCCCCGACGGCGAGGTGTTGGAGTTGATCGCCCGGAGGCGGGTGCGACACCGCCCGGCGCCCGGGAGCTTCGGGCCCGAGCACTTCGCCTCCATCAGCGAGCTCGGCATCGCGGTGGACGACGTACCCGCGACCGTTGCCGAGCTGGAGTGCCGTTTCGGCATCACCTCCTTCGGGCCGAGTTCTGCACGGTTCGACCCGGTGGGTGACGAAACTGGGCTGCTGATCCTGGTTCGGTCCGGACGGGCGTTGGCACCGGACTGGACGCGGCACGGCGGGCCGCTGCCATTGGCGGTGTGGTTGGACGGCATCGGTGTGTCCGGCTCGCTTCGGCTGGGCGAGAACCGCACGGCGACGAGTCGCTGA
- a CDS encoding DUF4231 domain-containing protein, giving the protein MSSTEVSTGIVGGGVLSAESDPDDVARRIADLSEQVHRALLLRRLLAVWALPVNVALIALAVGYFAVKGSPGWELVTLVSVIPVISVVGSGFLLYRQYFKVRDMAIELRELNQARREQSLDDVGSGGDLLAAHKRYRAHLPDAIRAYRRQARRYRRAHNGLQVVVISGAIVTSVVAAISVTTADVRWVAVGMSLLVALTAALSGYAKYRERGLNLQRTADALEREYHSVELRVGKYRRFDSEQAAYAEFAHEAEVLLDEHAKRQQQVGPAMLPDALV; this is encoded by the coding sequence ATGAGCAGTACCGAGGTCAGCACGGGGATTGTCGGGGGAGGTGTGCTCTCCGCCGAATCAGACCCCGATGACGTCGCCCGACGCATCGCGGACCTCTCCGAACAGGTGCACCGGGCGCTGCTGTTACGACGCCTGCTGGCGGTTTGGGCGCTTCCCGTCAACGTGGCGCTGATCGCGTTGGCCGTGGGCTACTTCGCGGTGAAGGGGAGTCCGGGGTGGGAGCTGGTGACACTCGTTTCGGTGATTCCGGTGATCTCCGTAGTGGGGTCGGGCTTCCTGCTCTACCGGCAGTACTTCAAAGTACGCGATATGGCGATCGAACTGCGCGAACTGAACCAGGCCCGACGCGAGCAGTCGCTCGACGACGTCGGGTCCGGTGGGGACCTGTTGGCGGCGCACAAGCGCTACCGGGCTCACCTGCCCGACGCGATCCGTGCCTACCGCAGGCAGGCCAGGCGGTACCGGCGTGCGCACAACGGCCTGCAGGTCGTGGTCATCTCCGGTGCGATCGTGACGTCGGTTGTCGCGGCGATCTCGGTCACCACGGCCGACGTTCGTTGGGTCGCGGTCGGGATGAGTCTTCTGGTCGCGTTGACCGCCGCGTTGTCCGGCTACGCCAAGTACCGCGAACGTGGCCTCAACCTGCAGCGGACGGCGGACGCGCTAGAACGCGAATATCATTCGGTTGAGCTGCGGGTGGGCAAGTACCGGCGGTTCGACAGCGAGCAGGCCGCCTACGCGGAGTTCGCCCACGAGGCGGAGGTGCTGTTGGACGAGCACGCCAAGCGTCAGCAGCAGGTCGGTCCGGCGATGCTGCCGGACGCGCTCGTGTAG
- a CDS encoding inorganic diphosphatase, with translation MDFDVTIEIPKGERNKYEVDHKTGRIRLDRTLFTATQYPADYGFIEETLGEDGDPLDALVLIQEPTFPGCLISARAIGMFRMRDEKGGDDKIICVPADDPRQEHMRDIHHVPEFHRLEIQHFFEVYKDLEPAKSVEGATWAGRDEAEAEIKKSYERAKEQGH, from the coding sequence GTGGACTTCGACGTCACGATCGAGATCCCCAAAGGGGAGCGCAACAAGTACGAAGTGGACCACAAGACGGGCCGTATCCGTCTCGACCGGACGCTGTTCACCGCTACCCAGTATCCGGCCGACTACGGGTTCATCGAGGAGACCCTCGGCGAGGACGGGGATCCGCTGGACGCGCTCGTGCTCATCCAGGAGCCGACCTTCCCCGGTTGCCTGATCAGCGCTCGCGCGATCGGCATGTTCCGGATGCGCGACGAGAAGGGCGGCGACGACAAGATCATCTGCGTGCCCGCCGACGACCCGCGGCAGGAGCACATGCGCGACATCCACCACGTGCCGGAGTTCCACCGCCTGGAGATCCAGCACTTCTTCGAGGTCTACAAGGACCTCGAACCCGCCAAGAGCGTCGAGGGCGCCACTTGGGCTGGCCGGGACGAGGCCGAGGCGGAGATCAAGAAGTCGTACGAGCGAGCCAAGGAGCAGGGCCACTGA
- the dacB gene encoding D-alanyl-D-alanine carboxypeptidase/D-alanyl-D-alanine endopeptidase, translating into MPEPQEPRETGGLDDAVEAAESTGDSRSSDTAETEPAPEGSFDWPREDPEASGAESPPEHAESSPGSGREPDAAEPEWPEHDPAAVERTQRFEAVRAVAPTDRPGASSDATPNSQAAADPPTIRMAPVSPTGPSRGEDDWPRADPDPAEHSERSPEQRTDRFTTHDHQPPREHDSPEQGAQPAGEQPSGQARPASPADFGMPDNSPGGAPSAADREAASRWEAGPAGSGSAQESDAERGGGDSPPFAGAAPAERGEAPDHPETASSVAGTTEVAGITEVAEHAAAPAGEEPGREGEPATEQKKPSRTFGGRTALITAVALVVVIALAGIAVFRGPGWFGELLRPRADPPAPVWLSPDVRGLRSSAPVPTEQGVEAALSEIASDPALGDFGAVVRDARSGRNLWRRNPTRPLVPASTNKLLTSCAALLAVDHDFRFATKVVRGSEPGSVVLVGGGDPTLSSLPEGRESVYPGAARLDELVDEIRETTSGEIESVKVDVGRYSGPGLEPSWSRGDVSNGYVAPIQPVMLDGGRRDPTSKVSRRSDEPALDAARELASRLGAPTDSVSETTVDSDAATLAEVESPPLRDLVRKTLRDSDNVLAEAIARQVARTTGHEASFTGAVRAVREVLSRNGFDLTGVEVVDASGLSFSDQLPARLLGEVMRVAAAPVERPDGRSARLRPLLTSVPVAGGSGGLAGRYEGDAASGRGWVRAKTGTLTGTNALAGTVVTRDGRLLVFAFLSNGMRPSEVRPVLDELAARLRSCGCR; encoded by the coding sequence TTGCCCGAACCCCAGGAACCACGGGAGACGGGCGGCCTTGACGACGCGGTGGAGGCGGCGGAATCCACCGGTGACTCCCGGAGCTCCGACACGGCGGAGACCGAACCCGCCCCGGAGGGCTCGTTCGACTGGCCGAGGGAGGACCCCGAGGCGTCGGGCGCCGAGTCACCTCCGGAACACGCCGAGTCGTCCCCGGGGAGCGGGAGGGAACCCGACGCGGCGGAGCCCGAATGGCCCGAACACGACCCCGCCGCCGTCGAACGCACCCAGCGCTTCGAGGCGGTCCGGGCCGTGGCACCCACCGACAGGCCGGGGGCGTCCTCGGACGCCACGCCGAACTCGCAAGCGGCGGCCGATCCGCCCACTATCCGCATGGCTCCGGTCTCCCCGACGGGCCCATCGCGGGGAGAGGACGACTGGCCGCGTGCCGACCCCGACCCCGCCGAGCACAGCGAGAGGTCGCCGGAGCAGCGAACCGATCGGTTCACCACGCACGACCACCAACCGCCGCGCGAACACGACTCGCCCGAGCAGGGGGCACAGCCCGCTGGTGAGCAGCCGAGCGGGCAGGCGCGTCCCGCCTCGCCCGCCGACTTCGGCATGCCGGACAACTCGCCGGGCGGGGCTCCGTCGGCCGCCGACCGGGAAGCCGCTTCGAGGTGGGAGGCCGGTCCAGCGGGATCCGGCTCCGCCCAGGAGTCCGATGCCGAACGCGGCGGAGGGGACTCCCCACCGTTCGCTGGAGCGGCGCCCGCGGAACGCGGGGAGGCTCCGGACCACCCCGAAACCGCATCCTCCGTCGCGGGGACCACGGAAGTCGCGGGGATCACGGAAGTCGCCGAACACGCCGCTGCCCCAGCGGGCGAGGAGCCCGGCCGGGAAGGCGAGCCCGCGACCGAGCAGAAGAAGCCCTCCCGCACGTTCGGCGGCAGAACCGCGCTGATCACGGCGGTCGCGCTGGTCGTCGTGATCGCGCTCGCCGGGATCGCGGTGTTCCGCGGCCCCGGTTGGTTCGGCGAGTTGCTGCGGCCACGCGCCGATCCACCGGCTCCGGTCTGGTTGAGTCCCGACGTGCGGGGGCTGCGGAGCTCGGCCCCCGTGCCCACTGAGCAGGGGGTCGAGGCCGCGCTGTCGGAGATCGCCTCGGACCCCGCCCTCGGGGACTTCGGTGCCGTGGTCCGCGACGCCCGGTCCGGCCGGAACCTGTGGCGGCGGAACCCCACGCGGCCGCTGGTCCCCGCATCGACGAACAAGCTGCTCACCTCGTGCGCGGCCCTGCTGGCCGTGGATCACGACTTCCGATTCGCCACGAAGGTCGTGCGCGGCAGTGAGCCGGGAAGCGTCGTCCTCGTCGGCGGTGGGGACCCCACGCTGTCCTCCCTGCCGGAGGGGCGGGAGTCGGTATACCCCGGCGCGGCAAGACTGGACGAGCTGGTCGACGAGATCCGGGAGACCACTTCCGGCGAGATCGAGTCGGTCAAGGTCGACGTCGGTCGCTACAGCGGCCCCGGTCTGGAGCCCAGCTGGTCACGGGGGGACGTTTCCAACGGGTACGTCGCCCCGATCCAACCGGTGATGCTCGACGGAGGTCGTCGGGACCCCACCAGCAAGGTCAGCAGGCGCAGCGACGAGCCGGCGCTGGACGCGGCCCGCGAACTCGCCTCGCGGCTGGGCGCGCCCACCGACTCGGTGAGTGAGACCACCGTCGACTCGGACGCGGCCACGCTCGCCGAGGTCGAGTCTCCCCCGTTGCGTGACCTGGTGCGCAAGACCCTGCGGGACTCGGACAACGTGCTGGCGGAGGCGATCGCCCGGCAGGTCGCCCGCACCACCGGCCACGAGGCCTCGTTCACCGGAGCGGTACGCGCGGTCCGCGAGGTGCTGAGCCGCAACGGTTTCGACCTGACCGGTGTCGAGGTCGTCGACGCCAGCGGGCTCTCCTTCTCGGACCAGCTGCCCGCCAGGCTCCTGGGCGAGGTGATGCGAGTGGCCGCCGCTCCCGTCGAGCGGCCCGACGGGCGCTCCGCCAGACTCCGGCCGCTGCTGACGTCAGTACCCGTCGCGGGCGGCAGCGGTGGTCTGGCCGGGCGCTACGAGGGCGATGCCGCCTCGGGCAGGGGGTGGGTCCGGGCCAAGACCGGAACGCTCACGGGGACCAACGCGTTGGCTGGCACCGTCGTCACCCGGGACGGCAGGCTGTTGGTGTTCGCGTTCCTGTCCAACGGGATGCGGCCCTCGGAGGTGCGGCCGGTGCTCGACGAACTCGCGGCCCGGTTGCGCTCCTGCGGCTGCCGCTGA